In a genomic window of Allomeiothermus silvanus DSM 9946:
- a CDS encoding adenosine-specific kinase: MELQVVRIEKPDNLNVILGQSHFIKTVEDLHEAMVTAVPGIKFGLAFCEASGKRLVRKTGTAPELVELAVKNAHNIGAGHCFVIVLGEGFFPINVLHAIKACPEVVRIFAATANPLAVIVAEQDDQRGVLGVLDGHKPLGVEAEEDIAWRKDLLRKLGYKLG, from the coding sequence ATGGAACTGCAAGTAGTGAGAATCGAAAAACCCGATAACCTAAACGTAATTCTGGGTCAGTCGCACTTCATCAAGACCGTAGAGGACCTGCACGAGGCCATGGTCACGGCGGTTCCGGGGATCAAGTTTGGTCTAGCTTTTTGTGAAGCCTCCGGGAAGCGGCTGGTCCGCAAGACCGGCACCGCCCCCGAGCTGGTAGAGCTGGCGGTTAAAAATGCCCACAACATCGGAGCGGGGCATTGCTTCGTCATCGTGCTGGGGGAAGGGTTTTTCCCAATCAATGTGCTTCACGCGATCAAAGCCTGCCCGGAGGTAGTGCGGATCTTCGCCGCCACCGCCAATCCGCTCGCGGTGATCGTGGCGGAGCAGGACGACCAGCGGGGAGTTTTGGGTGTGCTCGATGGGCATAAGCCGCTAGGGGTGGAGGCCGAGGAAGACATCGCTTGGCGCAAGGACCTGCTGCGCAAGTTGGGGTACAAACTCGGGTAG
- the bcp gene encoding thioredoxin-dependent thiol peroxidase → MVHIGEPAPAFSLLDQEGKIHNLADYRGKWVVLYFYPKDDTPGCTKEACNFRDEKGRLEEMGAVVLGVSADDLESHGKFHAKYALNFPLLSDPSTEIIKAYGAWGVKNAYGKEYEGVLRQTFLIDPQGKVAKVWEKVRPDEHALEVAEALSELQKA, encoded by the coding sequence ATGGTGCACATCGGCGAACCAGCTCCGGCGTTTTCTCTTCTCGACCAAGAAGGAAAGATACATAACCTTGCGGACTATCGCGGTAAATGGGTAGTGCTGTATTTCTACCCTAAGGACGACACCCCGGGCTGCACCAAGGAAGCCTGCAACTTCCGTGATGAGAAGGGAAGGCTCGAAGAAATGGGTGCGGTGGTATTGGGGGTTTCTGCCGATGACCTCGAGAGCCACGGGAAGTTCCACGCCAAATATGCCCTCAACTTCCCGTTGCTCTCCGATCCCAGCACCGAGATAATCAAAGCGTATGGTGCCTGGGGGGTGAAGAACGCCTACGGTAAGGAGTACGAGGGGGTATTGCGGCAAACTTTTCTGATCGACCCCCAGGGCAAGGTCGCTAAAGTCTGGGAAAAAGTCCGGCCTGACGAACACGCCCTCGAGGTCGCCGAGGCGCTAAGCGAGTTGCAGAAGGCCTAA